The following are encoded in a window of Ignavibacteriales bacterium genomic DNA:
- a CDS encoding rhodanese-like domain-containing protein, giving the protein MASLLSSLFENHNYIPHFDSDSFERMMNEEKKSILLDVRTLEENKTLRIPNSKLIDIHKPNFLDQIRKLDRSKSYFIYCRSGSRSYSACRQMKSLGFEKVYNLKGGIINWGGETEQG; this is encoded by the coding sequence ATGGCATCACTCTTATCCTCTCTCTTTGAAAATCATAATTATATACCTCACTTTGATTCAGATTCATTTGAAAGAATGATGAATGAAGAAAAGAAATCTATTCTTTTAGATGTGAGGACACTTGAAGAGAATAAAACTTTAAGAATACCTAATTCAAAGCTAATAGATATTCATAAACCTAATTTCTTAGATCAAATACGTAAACTTGATCGTTCAAAATCTTATTTTATTTATTGCCGTTCCGGAAGTAGAAGTTATTCAGCTTGCAGACAAATGAAAAGTTTGGGATTTGAGAAAGTTTACAATCTAAAAGGCGGGATTATTAACTGGGGTGGTGAGACTGAACAAGGATAA